AGGTTGACGCTGGCGGCACCCGCGGCAGATGGTGCCGATGGTCACATCCTCGTCGCCATGGACGGCGGCAAGTTCACCCATTCGGCGGGTGCGCCGGACGTTACTCTGCCCGAGGGGTGGAAGCTCACACCCGGGCTGGTCGACCTTCAGGTCAACGGCATCGACGATGTCTTCCCCCTGGAGGATCCCTCCCGACTCCCCGACCTCGACGCGCTGCTTGCCGCGCGCGGCGTCGCGCGGTACCTCGTCGCGGCCCCGACGGCGGACCCGGCCGCGGTGCACGACTTGGCGCGCGCGGCAGCGGAGTTCACCGCCGGCGGCGACACCGGTTGCGCCGGGTTGCACCTGGAAGGCCCGGTTCTATCTCCGGCGCATGCCGGGGCGCACCCGATCGAGCACTTGCGCAACGGAGACGACGCCCAGGCGCGTGCTCTGCTGGATCTGCCCGGCGTGCGACTCGTCACTTTGGCCCCAGAGGTTCAAGGTGGCCTCGCCTACGCTGCCGAAGCCACGGCGCGAGGCATCGCCGTTGCGGCCGGCCACACCGGCATGAGCGCCGCCCAAGCCAACGAGGCGATCGCGCGCGGCATCACGCTGGCGACGCACATATTCAACGCAATGAC
This window of the Actinomycetota bacterium genome carries:
- a CDS encoding amidohydrolase family protein, translating into MRLTLAAPAADGADGHILVAMDGGKFTHSAGAPDVTLPEGWKLTPGLVDLQVNGIDDVFPLEDPSRLPDLDALLAARGVARYLVAAPTADPAAVHDLARAAAEFTAGGDTGCAGLHLEGPVLSPAHAGAHPIEHLRNGDDAQARALLDLPGVRLVTLAPEVQGGLAYAAEATARGIAVAAGHTGMSAAQANEAIARGITLATHIFNAMTPIHQRAPGCALVYLLHPGARPTFIADGVHLADELVELILRLAGDRAILVSDAAPSTGVQRARPNDGRLAGSEAGLFDGVCRLVHTHGLSHAQAAHLASGHPANVLGNPHPGVFAPGASADLTIVDSSCDPVGTIRNGEFVYQTPECAALF